One genomic segment of Plasmodium vivax chromosome 9, whole genome shotgun sequence includes these proteins:
- a CDS encoding hypothetical protein, conserved (encoded by transcript PVX_091440A): MADITIGVLSLQGDFQPHINHFQKLEEPGLKVVEVRNKEDLSTCDGLVIPGGESTTLRKCFAYDNDALYNALKEFIHVKKKPVWGTCAGCILLSNNVENNETQSQAYGKNFSLGGLDITISRNFYGSQNDSFICSLNVHSESSAFKKNLRGACIRAPYIREIHSDQVHTLATFSHETVGPNIIAAVEQNNCLGMVFHPELMPHSSFHQYFYEKVKNSKK, encoded by the exons ATGGCGGACATCACAATCGGCGTTTTGTCTCTCCAGGGGGACTTCCAGCCGCATATAAATCATTTCCAAAAGTTGGAAGAGCCAGGGCTGAAGGTTGTAGAA GTTCGAAATAAAGAGGACCTGAGCACCTGTGACGGTCTGGTGATACCCGGCGGGGAGTCCACCACCCTGAGGAAGTGTTTCGCCTACGACAACGACGCCTTATACAAC GCCTTAAAGGAGTTCATCCACGTCAAGAAGAAGCCCGTATGGGGGACCTGTGCAG GCTGCATCCTCCTCTCGAACAATGTGGAGAACAACGAGACGCAGAGCCAGGCTTACGGGAAAAATTTTTCCCTGGGGGGGCTCGACATCACCATAAGCAGGAACTTCTACGGTTCGCAg AACGACAGCTTCATATGCTCGCTGAATGTGCACTCAGAGAGCAGTGCCTTCAAGAAGAATTTGCGCGGGGCCTGCATACGAGCCCCGTACATACGGGAAATTCACTCGGACCAG GTTCACACACTCGCGACATTTTCGCACGAAACCGTCGGCCCTAATATCATAGCCG CCGTCGAACAGAACAACTGCTTGGGGATGGTTTTCCACCCAGAGCTAATGCCGCACAGTTCCTTTCATCAGTACTTTTACGAGAAGGtgaaaaatagtaaaaagtGA
- a CDS encoding hypothetical protein, conserved (encoded by transcript PVX_091450A) has protein sequence MNEIKISYLNYPIYGIGSNDKYVVTSGGGGGKSYGIEDLLDINTFNEKEKKLQVLWSTTQQRGVVDSIIYDEKYDIWLGSVRNECVIFQISEDTGPNIICSFVTDFSEKHSRQVVVKFSPLSNFILTGGEDKTLKLWRLKIVEAKEGAAEGAAEGAAAEGEAATGGAAEGGAEAAAGGAAEAPPGRVPLGKGNRFFIDKTSNPVEHIGDYKGHSECIKDCDVAEDEKIACTCSSDNSLKIWNTHTFANLHTEQMSNPKQKSDKLNFRCCKFLRNTKRKDLFVYTLLTTAYTSRGDSYLIIWSVLFDDKKEQFSCTKQKFIWLDDRPCCNIAMSMNEKFLALGFSTGALKIYNSRYSLLAHYKKHELPITAMCFIKNDSYLLSAGADYTISCLHINSFSFRYLRRAWKFFLILLMVLSVCIILLDFFNVGYDLRMRDIIQGRAGMAKTKKKGPKPARGPTASDEL, from the coding sequence atgaacgaaataaaaatctCGTACCTTAACTACCCCATTTACGGAATAGGCTCCAATGATAAATACGTAGTCACgtcggggggagggggggggaagagctaCGGAATTGAAGACCTCCTGGACATCAACACGTTCaacgagaaggaaaaaaagctGCAGGTCCTGTGGTCGACCACTCAACAAAGAGGAGTAGTAGACTCCATTATCTACGATGAGAAATATGACATTTGGTTGGGCTCCGTGCGAAACGAGTGTGTGATTTTCCAAATAAGTGAAGACACAGGGCCGAACATCATCTGCAGCTTTGTCACAGATTTCAGCGAGAAGCACTCCAGGCAGGTGGTGGTGaaattttcccccctcagcaattttattttgactGGCGGGGAGGACAAGACGTTGAAGCTGTGGAGGCTCAAAATTGTGGAGGCCAAGGAGGGAGCAGCAGAAGGAGCAGCAGAAGGAGCAGcggcagaaggagaagcggcaACCGGGGGAGCAGCGGAAGGAGGAGCTGAAGCGGCAGCTGGGGGAGCAGCTGAAGCCCCCCCGGGCAGAGTCCCCCTCGGGAAGGGCAACCGCTTCTTCATCGACAAGACCAGCAACCCAGTCGAGCACATAGGAGATTACAAAGGGCACTCAGAGTGCATCAAAGACTGCGACGTAGCAGAGGATGAAAAAATCGCCTGCACATGTTCATCGGACAATTCTCTTAAAATATGGAACACACACACCTTTGCAAATCTCCACACGGAGCAGATGAGTAACCCCAAGCAGAAGAGCGACAAGCTAAATTTCCGTTGCTGCAAATTTTTGAGGAATACCAAGAGGAAGGATCTTTTCGTTTATACCCTTTTAACCACTGCCTACACATCCAGAGGAGACAGCTACCTCATCATTTGGAGTGTCCTCTTTGATGATAAGAAGGAACAGTTCAGCTGCACCAAGCAGAAGTTTATTTGGTTAGATGATCGGCCATGTTGCAACATCGCCATGAGTATGAATGAGAAATTTCTTGCGTTAGGGTTCAGCACGGGTGCCCTAAAAATCTATAACTCGAGGTATTCCCTCCTAGCACATTACAAGAAGCATGAGCTACCCATCACGGCCATGTGCTTCATCAAAAATGATTCTTATTTACTCTCCGCCGGGGCTGACTATACCATAAGTTGTCTTCACATCAACTCGTTTAGTTTTCGCTACTTGAGGAGGGCTTGGAAAttcttcctcatcctccTTATGGTCCTCTCCGTGTGTATCATTCTGCtcgatttttttaacgtcGGCTATGACTTGCGCATGCGGGACATCATTCAGGGGAGGGCCGGCATGGccaagacgaagaagaagggcCCCAAGCCCGCCCGCGGCCCGACTGCCTCGGACGAGCTCTGA
- a CDS encoding cyclophilin, putative (encoded by transcript PVX_091445A), which yields MSLTLHTNYGDIKVELFCYEVPKTCKNFLALCASGYYDNTKFHRNIKGFAIQGGDPTNTGKGGESIFGKYFDDEFQSTLKHDKRGIVSMANKGKPNTNGSQFFITYSRQPHLNGVYPVFGKVIDGMDVLSVLENEPVGEKNKPVKDILIESVTIHANPIAEDEAASD from the exons ATGTCTTTAACGTTGCATACCAACTATGGCGACATCAAAGTAGAGCTCTTCTGCTATGAGGTTCCTAAAACGTGCAAA AACTTCCTAGCCTTGTGTGCCTCGGGATACTACGACAACACAAAGTTTCACAG GAATATCAAAGGGTTCGCCATCCAGGGCGGGGACCCGACGAACACGGGGAAAGGCGGCGAAAGCATCTTTGGGAAGTACTTCGATGACGAATTTCAGTCGACCTTGAAG CACGACAAACGCGGAATCGTCTCCATGGCCAACAAGGGCAAGCCGAACACGAACGGGTCCCAGTTCTTCATAACCTACTCCAGGCAGCCGCACCTCAATGGAGTTTACCCGGTCTTTGGCAA GGTCATCGATGGGATGGACGTCCTCTCCGTTCTGGAAAATG AACCcgtgggggaaaagaacAAGCCCGTGAAGGACATCCTGATAGAGTCCGTGACCATACACGCCAACCCCATCGCGGAGGACGAGGCCGCGTCGGATTGA
- a CDS encoding hypothetical protein, conserved (encoded by transcript PVX_091430A), with product MNNFLSFLFVTFLSAFIYACYLYCLQNEYLNSYGRTVRIILGALSAPLFVCYYWSFLKCSFNNPGYVDTTWEANAEENNIQIEKRKIRNYTPNKYTICDKCDFLVRPERAHHCRSCKRCVLKMDHHCPWIGTCVGERNLKFFFLFLSYGLLTTVYIAVTISPKFVLALHESESNKASETLHHGALLITVCASLTMMIALVFMNCQYVYFISRNITIIESSYTDKVFGEFKWKWFFPLTPENLYPNNYLYPLNDIYLNINNVDMDDSFLASHNESLKEENV from the exons ATGAATAATTTTCTGTCCTTCCTTTTCGTGACATTTCTGAGCGCCTTCATTTATGCATGCTACCTGT ACTGTCTCCAAAATGAGTACCTAAACAGCTACGGCCGCACCGTGCGCATAATCCTGGGAGCACTCAGCGCCCCCTTATTTGTCTGCTACTATTGGTCCTTTTTAAAGTGCTCCTTCAACAACCCAGGATATGTGGACACTACATGGGAAG caAACGCAGAAGAAAACAACATCCAAattgaaaagagaaaaattaggAACTACACGCCGAACAAATACACCATCTGCGACAAGTGCGACTTCCTCGTGAGGCCAGAGAGGGCCCACCACTGCCGG TCCTGCAAAAGATGCGTGCTGAAGATGGACCACCACTGCCCATGGATTGGCACCTGCGTGGGCGAGAGGAACCTCAagttctttttcctcttcttgtCATATGGGCTGCTAACAACGGTGTACATTGCCGTGACGATTAGCCCCAAGTTTGTTCTGGCCCTACACGAAAGCGAAAGTAACAAG GCCTCCGAAACGCTGCACCATGGCGCCCTGCTGATca CCGTCTGTGCTTCCCTGACCATGATGATAGCCCTAGTCTTC ATGAACTGCCAGTACGTCTATTTCATTTCCCGTAACATCACCATAATAGAGTCGTCGTACACGGATAAG GTGTTTGGCGAATTCAAGTGGAAGtggttcttccccctcaCCCCCGAAAATCTCTACCCTAACA ACTACCTGTACCCGCTCAACGACATATACCTCAACATCAACAACGTCGACATGGATGATTCATTTTTAGCTAGCCATAACGAAAGTTTGAAAGAGGAAAACGTTTGA
- a CDS encoding hypothetical protein, conserved (encoded by transcript PVX_091435A): MKEKKTNYRSESIFSANRNLFEVLETLDDEKEAKRSANFFNSNKNILLNLFANPSGHNRVDSILWGKKSHLHHGRNARRKGCKKGEPRKGEKGKEETISGETIKGETLNDGPINDEPINDEPINGEPINEDAKTVRDSPICGSKKWIEHFCWFCSLNLLDEVLEKEIYKEKIHPHVYDLIYDENTYFDTSSMMSVPYEFARFMLTQLDNNVLHDIKINNIIKEEKYLFKKFCRKYKCDKKYRKVRGGPRSGRPPFSRGSSGGRGSNGSSGSSGRISSDSVKSNHSLLYRSRTVSVRYSNYLNIRRELFNSGRVGGKRVGGSSLPARKLFYESGNLGNCTGTDLFYCRRAAPPGEVSSGDGNISGGNRSGNRSNNKSCDTLSLDGEGKGRREAGKRSRLAAGGDAPNRRGGEQVSPSVSNRSGSGYSVGRVPPGERRGKLERSLTSRREMCRQRFAKTDVRNGVHVKGDKQCSRVLRRSNSFSMHHREGGIAANGGMANGGGPPQEARKDRPSSRSQRIYHKYKHNLNYIKQFYYVDETQKKPFPLCLYNIFKAHGTIKQCSRCYCFFNSTSCHCLECKRKSNLSLKNPHYFIFQHGLTASVQDFQNIVNPLLIKYPHLFIYITYSNQSHTFEGVDVGTERICTELNCLFKIINYKINVSMIGHSLGGILNRSVLINLYRKKMFKNKRLINFITFACPHIGVHENMAIMKLLSTYLGAHTIDDLNNKTTLLLKIASVESISILKKFENIIFYGNAQSDWLVGIRTSLILPYTLFNEELILFIIEQAKNVPEIPINIFSVVHLYMRKKKLLFFYFYQDLKNPNYLLNKRKDQNRFLDQMLQTIISSRKLLSCSQRKKFNAFVDYYGGVGAKEGQSKGKPKRKKKSPSGGEAKGGSPSPGDAQEGSAFPGDAHPGDADSSNSPSACPKREDSPPCEEQTSGSAPTQMNRRGSSIHTDGEAPEMRSTRDKPYMSDGVNVQMLPIHFRKNVSTVETNRRARVGVSHSCDKLPPMNVLSSGGKEGICAEEDTCAKEDGNASGKSLTCEDVHLGREEANEKASANEKEKANVSAKEQANRASYYDRYLCIPESYKIASSSLAAERGGGPHSGANESGNREGSHREGSHREGSHREGSHREGNRPASNSRKKKLGDYKHFEKLFFECLKRKIINDIKTLDNNLKRKKKKADVAPSKSFSLQNTINALKNYSLFYLKNGAERGAHEGGGLDGGGLQSGRHDYQPIADGTLGEALEATHSVERESCEGNTNKQSNETHTDESNRKKESSTLQLCDANSEEYDYISEFFYTTSEDNEGGDANDESLGDEPVLARGRKSNPGGEHPDEQQSEHLDDQPPHNPGKSAPKKRWKGTTLLKGITKNDKKKYKQILSHIYTISNEELIEKFCKNPELLYYEVLFYCLNQLPIQRYTISLPLYSNAHVQIIAHPRICSGESATKYATMSRKRVFLLCIFLAISAVVDEAESFRKPDAAANVSFLEFTADGNAEEGQAQPSEPIVNTQPLQENVSEAAPHSEESTGGSAEKGSGGHEETPHAGEHDKGSGGSNGSSESNGSVLADGHAEEAPNEQVSSEKNDGHSESSTTGSHSDKEELDLYTSSPSDKEENSAPAMGGMHNTRKHPKRMSPMKWQIKMGRTPHRRVPTRERCHLRMWVARVARVAASTESTVNTLNMGSTESTESTVNTLNMGSTESTVNTLNMGSTESTVNMASTAEASILPALKEKGIHVSSPERVILEIIESAKEGIKGLLKLRKSKDTGKLLEEALEKLNINQRDLHANNNFITLEMYDRILSEMFKILTEMSFYKDGHFYETLGLNKSILNQSLKEIKIKMLRTIGVPYTKLPPIVKNKEKESTCAANNLIISITSKELAQRMAIMFAKWLAPEEYGSVVDLDKSIELNVLCAGAPILVQQWKYYQNMLGFETGNEHAFLNLIDELLVIDKRHSNNEAYSKVIRKIKKSKAFNYCTKVMRIAGNISSIPFNHENNKTPSYSIIGSLGNLVKAHMGNYYVAIANRINSYFAYAEKRNKKNSPLKVVSVCTLLHLTDMLHNCSDEHLKNILDLNTLKLNILNMQGRRVLQPLVKMSFLGAAQNPALKEICEPSNHLVDETLSKLLNLLSTGSHELLAAEVEKRGFDEDYIQEEIKNINESDNNVRDKGEDEVENLIFEDL, from the exons atgaaagaaaaaaaaacgaattacaGAAGCGAGTCGATATTCTCCGCCAACAGGAACCTCTTTGAGGTACTGGAGACCCTAGACGATGAGAAGGAGGCAAAGAGAAGCGCAAACTTTTTTAAcagcaataaaaatattctcctAAATTTGTTTGCGAATCCGAGTGGCCACAACCGTGTGGATAGCATTCTGTGGGGAAAGAAAAGCCACCTTCACCATGGCAGGAATGCGAGGAGGAAGGGGTGCAAGAAGGGGGAGCCACgcaagggggagaaaggcAAAGAAGAAACCATCAGTGGAGAGACCATCAAAGGAGAGACACTTAACGATGGTCCAATCAACGATGAGCCGATCAACGATGAGCCGATCAACGGTGAGCCAATTAATGAGGATGCCAAGACCGTAAGGGACAGCCCCATCTGtgggagcaaaaaatggatcGAGCACTTCTGCTGGTTCTGTTCCCTCAACCTGCTGGATGAAGTTctagaaaaggaaatatataaagagaAAATACACCCCCATGTGTACGATTTGATTTACGATGAGAATACCTACTTTGACACCAGCTCCATGATGAGTGTGCCTTACGAGTTCGCTCGTTTTATGCTGACTCAGCTGGACAATAACGTCCTGCACGACATTAagataaataatattattaaggAGGAGAAGTACTTGTTTAAGAAGTTCTGTAGAAAATACAAGTGCGATAAGAAATATAGGAAGGTTCGCGGCGGGCCCCGTTCGGGGAGGCCCCCCTTCAGCAGGGGTAGCAGCGGTGGTAGAGGCAGCAATGGGAGCAGCGGTAGCAGTGGCCGCATCAGCAGCGACAGCGTGAAGAGCAACCACAGCTTGCTTTACCGCAGCAGGACGGTGAGCGTGCGTTACAGCAACTATTTGAACATACGGAGGGAGCTCTTTAACAGTGGTCGGgttggggggaagcgcgtGGGGGGCAGCTCCCTGCCCGCGCGCAAGCTCTTCTACGAGAGCGGCAACTTGGGGAACTGCACCGGCACGGACCTGTTTTACTGCAGGAGGGCGGCGCCGCCCGGAGAGGTGAGCAGCGGCGACGGTAACATAAGCGGCGGCAACAGAAGTGGCAACAGAAGCAACAACAAATCGTGCGATACGCTCTCCCTGGACGGGGAAGGGAAGGGCAGGCGGGAGGCGGGGAAACGCTCGCGACtggcagcggggggggacGCGCCGAATCGCAGGGGTGGCGAACAGGTCAGCCCCTCCGTCAGCAACCGCAGCGGTAGCGGCTACAGCGTCGGGCGGGTGCCGCCGGGggagaggagggggaagctgGAAAGAAGTTTAACGAGTAGGAGGGAGATGTGCAGACAGCGCTTCGCCAAGACGGATGTGCGTAATGGTGTGCACGTGAAGGGTGACAAGCAGTGCAGTCGTGTATTGAGGAGGAGCAACTCGTTCAGCATGCATCACCGGGAAGGTGGGATAGCGGCAAACGGGGGAAtggcaaacgggggagggcCCCCCCAGGAGGCGCGGAAGGATCGGCCCAGCAGCCGCAGCCAGCGGATATACCACAAGTACAAGCACAACCTGAATTACATAAAGCAGTTTTACTACGTAGACGAAACGCAGAAGAAGCCCTTCCCCCTGTGTCTGTACAACATATTCAAGGCGCACGGGACGATAAAGCAGTGCTCACGGTGCTACTGCTTCTTCAATTCCACCAGCTGCCACTGCCTGGAGTGTAAGAGGAAGTCAAATCTGTCGTTGAAAAACCCGCACTACTTTATATTTCAGCACGGATTAACAGCTAGTGTGCAGGACTTTCAAAATATAGTAAATCCCCTGCTGATTAAGtacccccatttgtttatatacATCACCTACAGCAACCAGAGTCATACGTTTGAGGGGGTGGACGTAGGAACGGAGAGAATTTGCACCGAATTGAattgcctttttaaaattattaattataaaattaacgTTTCTATGATTGGACACTCCCTAGGAGGGATACTAAACAGATCGGTGCTCATAAATctgtatagaaaaaaaatgttcaaaaatAAGAGGCTAatcaattttattacttttgCATGCCCCCATATTGGCGTGCACGAAAATATGGCCATCATGAAGCTCCTTTCCACGTACCTCGGGGCACACACGATTGACGATTTGAACAATAAGACGACCCTCTTGTTGAAGATCGCTAGCGTAGAGAGTATTagcattttgaagaaatttgaaaatattattttttatggcaaTGCGCAGTCCGATTGGCTAGTCGGCATCCGCACCTCTCTCATTCTGCCCTACACCCTTTTTAATGAGGAACTCATTCTGTTTATCATTGAGCAGGCCAAAAATGTGCCCGAGATACCCATCAACATCTTTTCCGTCGTCCATCTCTacatgaggaagaagaaactcttgttcttttatttttaccagGATCTGAAGAACCCAAATTATCTGCTTAATAAGAGGAAGGACCAGAACCGCTTCCTGGACCAGATGCTGCAGACCATTATCTCCTCGCGCAAGCTGCTCTCCTGCTCGCAGAGGAAGAAGTTCAACGCGTTTGTGGATTACTACGGGGGGGTGGGCGCCAAGGAGGGTCAAAGCAAGGGGAAAcccaagaggaagaagaagtcccccagtgggggggaagcaaagggGGGTAGCCCCTCTCCTGGTGATGCACAAGAGGGGAGCGCCTTTCCTGGTGACGCACATCCGGGCGATGCCGACTCGTCGAATTCCCCGAGCGCGTGCCCCAAGAGGGAAGACAGCCCCCCGTGCGAGGAGCAAACCAGCGGCAGTGCCCCCACGCAGATGAACCGCAGGGGCAGTTCGATTCACACGGATGGCGAGGCACCCGAGATGAGAAGCACAAGGGATAAGCCCTACATGTCGGACGGGGTGAACGTGCAGATGCTCCCCATTCATTTTAGGAAGAACGTCAGCACAGTGGAGACGAACCGAAGGGCGCGCGTGGGCGTGAGTCACTCGTGCGATAAGTTGCCCCCCATGAATGTTCTGAGCAGTGGCGGTAAGGAGGGTATCTGCGCCGAGGAAGACACCTGCGCTAAGGAGGATGGGAATGCCTCCGGTAAGTCGCTTACGTGTGAGGACGTCCACCTGGGGCGGGAGGAAGCGAACGAAAAGGCGAGCGCAAACGAGAAGGAGAAAGCGAATGTGAGTGCGAAGGAGCAGGCAAACCGAGCCAGTTACTACGATAGATATCTGTGCATCCCGGAGAGCTACAAAATTGCGAGCAGCTCCCTGGCCGCGGAGCGTGGGGGGGGCCCGCACAGCGGTGCGAACGAAAGCGGCAACCGGGAGGGCAGCCACCGGGAGGGCAGCCACCGGGAGGGCAGCCACCGGGAGGGCAGCCACCGGGAGGGTAACCGCCCTGCGAGCAACagtaggaagaaaaaattgggcGACTACAAACACTTCGAGAAGCTTTTCTTCGAGTGCCTCAagaggaaaattataaatgacaTAAAAACTCTGGACAATAATttgaagcggaagaagaagaaggcggACGTGGCTCCGAGCAAAAGCTTTTCCCTGCAGAACACGATCAACGCGCTGAAGAATTACTCCCtcttttatttgaagaatgGGGCCGAGAGGGGTGCTCATGAGGGGGGCGGCCTGGATGGGGGCGGGCTGCAGAGCGGTCGCCACGACTACCAGCCAATCGCCGACGGCACCCTTGGCGAGGCTCTCGAGGCCACGCACAGTGTGGAGAGGGAATCTTGCGAGGGAAACACCAACAAGCAGTCGAATGAGACACACACCGACGAGTCaaacaggaaaaaggaaagcagcACGCTGCAGCTGTGCGATGCTAATAGTGAAGAATACGACTACATAAGTGAGTTCTTTTACACGACGTCCGAGGACAATGAGGGAGGCGACGCGAACGATGAGTCGCTTGGAGACGAGCCCGTGCTCgcgaggggaaggaaaagcaaTCCGGGTGGTGAGCACCCTGATGAGCAGCAAAGTGAGCATCTTGATGACCAACCGCCGCATAACCCCGGGAAGAGCGCCCcgaagaagaggtggaaaGGAACGACGCTGCTAAAGGGAATTACCAAAAACGACAAGAAGAAGTACAAGCAGATTCTTTCCCACATCTACACCATTTCGAATGAGGAGCTGATCGaaaagttttgcaaaaatccAGAACTCCTCTACTATGAGGTTTTATTTTACTGTCTAAACCAGCTGCCCATCCAGCGGTACACCATTTCGCTCCCCTTGTATTCCAATGCGCACGTGCAGATCATCGCGCACCCGCGCATCTGTTCGGGGGAGTCCGCCACG AAATA TGCAACCATGTCTCGTAAAAGGGTTTTTCTTCTGTGCATTTTTCTGGCCATTTCCGCCGTTGTTGACGAAGCCGAGTCGTTCAGGA AGCCAGACGCGGCAGCGAACGTCTCCTTCCTGGAGTTCACAGCAGATGGCAACGCTGAAGAGGGGCAGGCGCAGCCAAGTGAACCCATCGTTAACACCCAGCCGCTGCAGGAAAATGTAAGTGAAGCCGCTCCCCACTCGGAGGAGTCCACTGGGGGAAGCGCGGAGAAGGGAAGTGGCGGCCACGAGGAAACCCCCCACGCAGGAGAACATGACAAAGGTAGTGGCGGAAGCAACGGGAGCAGCGAAAGCAACGGAAGCGTCTTGGCTGATGGCCACGCCGAAGAAGCGCCGAACGAGCAGGTGAGTAGCGAGAAGAACGACGGACACAGTGAAAGCAGCACCACGGGCTCACACTCAGATAAGGAGGAGCTGGACTTGTATACGTCCTCCCCCTCcgataaagaagaaaacagcGCCCCTGCCATGGGTGGTATGCACAACACG AGAAAGCATCCGAAGAGAATGTCCCCCATGAAGTGGCagataaaaatggggaggacaCCTCACAGGAGGGTTCCCACGCGGGAGCGCTGTCACCTGCGCATGTGGGTGGCGAGAGTGGCGAGAGTGGCGGCGAGCACGGAGAGCACGGTGAACACGCTGAACATGGGGAGCACGGAGAGCACGGAGAGCACGGTGAACACGCTGAACATGGGGAGCACGGAGAGCACGGTGAACACGCTGAACATGGGGAGCACGGAGAGCACGGTGAACATGGCGAGCACG GCGGAAGCCTCCATTTTGCCCGCGCTGAAGGAAAAGGGCATCCACGTGTCCAGCCCAGAAAGGGTAATCCTCGAGATCATCGAAAGCGCCAAGGAGGGAATAAAAGGATTGCTGAAGCTCCGGAAGAGCAAAGACACAGGCAAGCTGCTGGAGGAGGCACTAGAAAAGCTAAACATAAACCAAAGGGATCTGCATGCAAACAATAATTTCATTACCCTAGAAATGTATGACCGGATCCTCTCCgaaatgtttaaaatattaacagaAATGTCATTCTATAAGGATGGCCATTTTTACGAAACGTTAGGTTTGAATAAATCTATACTAAATCAATCGCtgaaagaaattaaaataaaaatgttgagGACCATTGGAGTGCCATACACGAAGCTACCGCCAATCGTTAAGAACAAAGAGAAGGAAAGCACATGTGCTGCGAACAATCTCATCATTAGCATTACATCAAAAGAGCTAGCTCAACGAATGGCTATCATGttcgcaaaatggctagctccAGAAGAATACGGGTCTGTCGTCGATTTAGATAAAAGCATAGAATTAAATGTCCTCTGCGCAGGGGCACCTATCCTAGTACAGCAATGGAAATATTACCAAAACATGTTAGGGTTCGAAACGGGAAATGAACATGCCTTCTTAAACCTCATCGATGAGTTGCTAGTCATCGACAAGAGACACAGTAACAATGAAGCGTATTCAAAAGtgataaggaaaataaaaaaatcgaaagCCTTTAATTATTGTACTAAAGTTATGAGGATTGCAGGGAATATTTCTTCCATTCCATTTAATcatgaaaataataaaacgcCTAGCTACTCCATCATCGGGTCGTTAGGTAACCTGGTGAAGGCTCACATGGGGAACTACTACGTTGCCATTGCTAATAGGATTAACTCCTATTTTGCCTATGCCgagaagaggaacaaaaaaaacagcccCTTAAAAGTTGTCTCCGTCTGTACTCTCCTTCATTTGACCGACATGCTCCACAATTGCTCTGATGAACatttaaagaatattttggACCTCAACACTTTGAAGCTTAACATTCTGAACATGCAGGGCAGGCGCGTGCTGCAGCCCCTCGTCAAGATGAGCTTCCTCGGCGCCGCGCAGAACCCCGCCCTCAAGGAGATCTGCGAGCCGAGCAACCACCTAGTGG ACGAGACCCTCTCCAAGCTGCTCAACCTGCTCTCGACCGGTTCGCACGAACTCCTCGCGGCCGAGGTGGAAAAGCGCGGCTTCGACGAGGACTACATCCAGGAGGAAATCAAAAACATAAACGAAAGCGACAACAACGTTCGGGACAAGGGCGAAGACGAAGTGGAAAATCTCATTTTTGAAGACTTGTGA